Proteins from a single region of Kluyveromyces lactis strain NRRL Y-1140 chromosome C complete sequence:
- the PIB2 gene encoding Pib2p (weakly similar to uniprot|P53191 Saccharomyces cerevisiae YGL023C), which produces MSSVHSQTSEVDVPAACTGKLKNQAEVGNGSRNGSETSIASMKSAKSTITFEKQKVVPRARTMSVQSVLSSFSLRSMLNTREHGGPQSQNCDEEECTNTMHNHNTSNNNNNSNNNSSSIATTFINPTQQIQSPAMASTMVKKRNGVAGKNKQTFLSDLPMTESRSRIGQQLPFNDDKRKSARDLCKQRSSSNTSSNSTANSNSNSNSNLNTANPDSKTRKGSSRGSEDAASDTTTNNTNSNSENESSGDASPIDSSHDSESEEDDISKQNKLTTDALRKLSLLQQSKGAVCKSVQTTPLTSSENLVDPKEPLTQLKFGGKNVILDTTATIRKNSVAMEASGDQNEARKQSLEIISQPTGVTLHGTSHNFNEAKGICSNSTASSNSKRLLQQINEPKKPMYVPAVLRDISETNIKIEDLKSHSPTPSDVTQTTLQAVLSKHSNTSNSNYARSIHSTTSSIVSTYRNKIQSWLCNERDLQLQLIQPTKEHWIPDSKRHSCKYCHKIFTFWERKHHCRHCGDIFCQQHVRHWLYLNPNAKFIIGCGGLGVLSKICDSCLDEYDTLVKAGPAKDQAELQQQQQQPPSTSTSSTSSSHSGSIRENENENSGNHSNTLLNLPKPATGRNIDEALNGTEGSVNQRQHLENIVGSVPADWSWSSF; this is translated from the coding sequence ATGAGCAGCGTTCATTCTCAGACCAGTGAGGTCGATGTGCCAGCTGCGTGTACtggaaaactgaaaaatcaAGCAGAAGTTGGAAATGGGTCTAGAAATGGGTCTGAGACGTCAATAGCATCGATGAAATCGGCGAAGTCGACTATCACTTTTGAGAAGCAGAAAGTCGTTCCTAGGGCCAGAACCATGTCTGTACAGAGTGTTTTGAGTTCGTTCTCACTCCGGAGTATGTTGAACACTAGAGAGCATGGTGGGCCTCAATCGCAGAACTGTGATGAAGAGGAATGTACCAATACGATGCACAATCATAATACcagtaataataataataatagtaataataacagCAGCAGTATTGCAACGACGTTTATCAATCCCACTCAACAGATACAGTCGCCAGCTATGGCTTCTACGATGGTCAAGAAACGCAACGGGGTTGCGGGCAAGAACAAGCAAACTTTCCTGTCGGATTTACCAATGACTGAGTCACGTTCAAGAATTGGCCAACAGTTACCTTTTAACGATGATAAACGGAAATCTGCTAGGGATTTATGTAAACAGAGATCGTCTTCGAATACTAGTTCCAATTCGACCGCGAATTCGAACTCGAATTCGAATTCTAACCTGAATACGGCAAATCCAGACTCTAAGACGAGAAAAGGGTCATCTCGTGGTTCCGAAGATGCTGCCTCAGATACTACTACCAACAACACTAATAGTAACTCTGAAAATGAATCCAGTGGCGACGCATCTCCAATAGATTCGTCTCATGACTCCGagtctgaagaagatgatatttcaaagcAAAACAAGTTGACAACAGATGCGTTGAGGAAACTTTCGTTGCTGCAGCAAAGTAAGGGTGCTGTATGTAAATCAGTACAGACAACGCCGTTGACCTCGAGTGAAAATTTGGTGGATCCAAAAGAACCTCTGACTCAACTTAAGTTTGGTGGAAAAAACGTTATTTTGGATACAACTGCTACCATTCGTAAGAACTCTGTAGCAATGGAGGCATCAGGGGATCAAAACGAAGCTCGTAAGCAATCTTTGGAAATTATTTCGCAACCAACTGGTGTAACTTTACATGGAACGTCTCATAATTTCAACGAAGCTAAGGGCATTTGTTCCAATAGTACAGCCTCATCTAACTCGAAGAGACTCTTACAGCAGATTAACGAACCGAAGAAACCGATGTATGTTCCTGCAGTGTTGAGAGACATTTCTGAGACGAACATAAAGatagaagatttgaagtCACATTCTCCTACACCATCTGATGTAACACAAACAACTTTACAAGCTGTGCTGTCTAAACATTCGAACACTTCCAATTCAAATTACGCCAGAAGTATTCATTCTACCACATCATCCATTGTGAGCACTTATAGAAACAAAATTCAATCCTGGCTGTGTAATGAAAGGGATCTGCAATTACAATTGATTCAACCCACCAAAGAGCACTGGATTCCAGATTCCAAACGTCATTCTTGTAAATACTGTCACAAAATTTTCACGTTCtgggaaagaaaacatcacTGCAGGCATTGCGGTGATATCTTTTGCCAGCAACATGTCAGACACTGGCTATACTTAAACCCTAACGCCAAGTTTATCATTGGTTGTGGAGGGTTAGGCGTGCTATCTAAAATATGTGACAGTTGCTTAGATGAATATGACACTCTGGTTAAGGCTGGACCCGCCAAAGATCAGGCAGAATtgcaacagcagcagcagcaaccACCTTCTACTTCTACTTCctcaacttcttcatcacaTTCTGGTTCGATTCgtgaaaatgaaaatgaaaatagtGGAAACCATTCTAACACACTACTCAATTTGCCAAAACCCGCAACAGGAAGAAATATAGACGAAGCATTAAATGGTACTGAGGGTAGTGTAAACCAACGGCAGCACTTGGAAAATATTGTAGGAAGTGTTCCTGCTGATTGGTCTTGGAGCAGTTTCTAA
- the STR3 gene encoding cystathionine beta-lyase STR3 (similar to uniprot|P53101 Saccharomyces cerevisiae YGL184C STR3 Cystathionine beta-lyase converts cystathionine into homocysteine): MSKPSLNTSLVSVSHNDKYGSSVPPLYQSTTFKASSFDQLQEYDYTRSGNPTRTVLQQQIANLYDVAPEQVFAVSSGMTALDIILRTLIDNSDHIPTIIAGDDLYGGTQRLLTFLQTRNHAKVIHTDTTDAESFIKLYNSLGQVDIVLLESPTNPLMKVADLPRLCQFVKQKGGSSSNCKIVVDNTMMSGLNSNPLQFGADVVYESGTKYLNGHHDIMAGVIIAKKDVAPSVYFVINSTGAGLSPMDSWLLIRGLKTLSVRLYKQQINAMVLSHWLQDICGFKPTDNNQQLKTRFVGLESHPQFELHKSFNNGPGAVLSIETGDLALSEAIVTSKRLNIWAVTVSFGCVNSLISMPCKMSHASIDPELRKQRAFPEDLIRLCCGIEDVKDLQYDLLAAFEEAGLIELQQRGNDTYLLNKKNGHIARNNIGETYQENYNVYDQFFGQRLVSKTSHLHTAKL, from the coding sequence ATGAGCAAGCCATCACTGAATACCAGTTTGGTATCCGTTTCCCATAACGATAAATACGGATCAAGCGTGCCTCCACTATACCAATCTACCACTTTTAAAGCCTCTTCTTTCGACCAGTTGCAAGAGTACGACTACACGAGGTCAGGAAACCCAACTAGAACCGTATTGCAACAACAGATCGCTAATCTTTACGATGTGGCACCAGAACAGGTGTTTGCCGTCTCGAGTGGGATGACTGCACTAGATATCATTTTGAGAACTTTGATAGATAATTCAGATCACATCCCAACGATAATCGCTGGTGATGATTTATACGGTGGTACTCAACGTTTATTAACGTTCCTACAGACGAGAAACCATGCTAAAGTGATTCACACAGATACTACGGATGCCGAGTCGTTCATCAAATTGTACAATTCTTTGGGGCAAGTTGATATCGTGCTTTTAGAATCTCCAACCAACCCGTTGATGAAAGTCGCCGATTTACCAAGGCTGTGCCAATTTGTGAAACAAAAAGGTGGTTCAAGTTCCAACTGTAAAATCGTCGTTGATAACACCATGATGTCAGGTTTGAATTCCAACCCTTTGCAATTCGGAGCAGATGTAGTATACGAATCCGGTACGAAATACCTCAATGGACACCACGATATCATGGCTGGTGTAATAATAGCCAAGAAGGACGTGGCTCCATCCGTATATTTCGTCATTAACAGTACCGGTGCCGGTCTATCTCCGATGGATTCATGGCTCTTGATCCGTGGTCTCAAGACCTTATCTGTTCGTCTTTACAAACAACAGATAAACGCAATGGTGCTCTCGCACTGGCTACAAGATATATGCGGATTCAAGCCTACAGATAATAACCAGCAACTAAAGACAAGGTTTGTTGGGTTGGAATCTCACCCTCAGTTCGAATTGCATAAAAGTTTCAACAATGGTCCCGGTGCAGTGCTATCCATTGAGACTGGCGACCTAGCACTAAGCGAAGCCATTGTAACTTCTAAAAGACTAAATATATGGGCCGTCACGGTATCGTTTGGATGTGTCAACTCGTTGATCTCCATGCCATGCAAGATGTCACATGCCTCCATCGATCCAGAACTACGGAAACAAAGAGCGTTCCCTGAAGACTTGATCAGACTCTGTTGTGGGATAGAAGACGTCAAAGATTTACAATATGACTTACTTGCCGCATTCGAGGAAGCAGGCTTGATCGAATTGCAACAGAGAGGTAACGATACATATttattgaacaagaagaacggACACATTGCAAGAAACAATATCGGAGAAACATACCAAGAAAACTACAACGTTTACGACCAATTTTTCGGTCAACGTCTCGTATCAAAGACATCTCATCTACACACTGCAAAGTTGTAG
- a CDS encoding uncharacterized protein (conserved hypothetical protein) has protein sequence MSSDNGTVEKNGKEKLIPMKDKSALVIDDRKIYKIQHKRQRQILSCVACHKRKIKCDRAKPVCESCGKNGWECLYFLNARVSRGGKHNISTGTEDVTASEASKEELLKVIEKAKVLELEQQRHQQQNKNDNSSQKQQRLGKGTGSRRSRRNCNNGNNSVDSNNINGDTSSNIMKANRRIQPKISEARDTSNHRSEMASQTILDNDSMQANSSDTSGSASQEFAIPDSLKPVWDLLPSTERSDELYLMYIQNVHMILPLLDLEQYEVDHQQFWEAITSGNNLQKPDFLLLLFPMLYASVKSLYHMLDKDRSEDLLLEMAQYRTACLRLYSIFDFPNKYSLRILTGFVLLNSVIENPSVTTIAQLVRLCQRARLTKDPVLLGLNDPKSIQTKRILFWQIFQLDTMTSLHNNLAPLIKLDEFDTSLPVEVINGTLNPSLCYINANYRFVLLLNELCQKKGSFGGIKERIVDLHVCCMGSALSLNNHLTTYKLSLHQVKFIHWAMYMLNTLADRSLLLLHLNIISTSIPTLHDRKLLKQDISLCKDPIVESGYGKDYNVIQTILNNSGNLDLSVQDQMKQQTPLVYNFENLTNNLVPASLHFLDEFVKYHSTDEYACFNWELLVGNMPINAITFALKMLALDVNRAEKMGNRLVLNTDLRFILLSKAIPIVESRFDEKTAISRHCFHLAKLLFKLLIVRFGNSTAEPIANKYDITLSITKEVPQPTLNHDPEQDKSPSPAYPIRSDADTRSNVTYIMNSSIPSPTSHGSPRNAALEMLAKDATGANNNIAQPEFFDDSFFFSGNLIYNSELLEEKNNITTSCAQIAPRTMKAISSNEFNMNPNSHSLMQWDDIPYFMTTNLNPDTNTNTSPQMSDTQDTMRINNNNNNNNNNIPQALPSLSSSSSYMETEIKAIYKQVQDYIVLLDSTDHELEFVASGDEYYREFENALLEVLCGILIQ, from the coding sequence ATGAGTAGTGATAATGGTACTGTTGAGAAAAATGGTAAAGAAAAGCTTATCCCGATGAAGGATAAGTCTGCGTTAGTCATAGATGACCGGAAGATATACAAAATTCAGCATAAACGGCAAAGACAGATTTTATCGTGTGTAGCGTGCCATAAGAGAAAGATCAAATGTGATCGGGCCAAACCAGTTTGTGAGAGTTGTGGGAAGAACGGATGGGAATgtttatattttttgaacGCCAGAGTGAGTCGTGGTGGGAAACACAACATCTCTACCGGTACGGAAGACGTTACAGCGAGTGAAGCCTCGAAGGAAGAGTTACTGAAAGTTATAGAAAAGGCGAAAGTACTAGAGTTGGAACAGCAAAGACATCAGCAGCAGAATAAGAACGATAATAGTAGTCAGAAACAACAGAGATTGGGAAAGGGAACCGGAAGTAGACGAAGTAGGCGCAATTGCAACAATGGTAATAATAGCGTTGACAGCAACAACATAAATGGTGACACGTCCAGTAATATTATGAAGGCTAATCGTCGGATCCAACCGAAAATATCGGAAGCTAGGGATACATCCAATCACAGGTCGGAAATGGCTTCACAGACGATTTTAGATAACGATTCCATGCAAGCGAATAGCAGCGATACCTCTGGATCAGCATCACAGGAGTTCGCGATTCCCGATAGTTTGAAACCAGTTTGGGATCTTCTACCGTCTACGGAAAGGTCAGACGAGCTTTATCTCATGTATATCCAGAATGTCCACATGATACTACCATTGCTAGATTTGGAACAATACGAAGTGGATCATCAACAGTTTTGGGAAGCTATTACATCTGGTAATAACTTACAAAAACCAGATTTCttgcttcttttgttcCCCATGCTTTACGCAAGTGTAAAGTCTCTATACCACATGCTGGATAAAGATCGGTCGGAGGATTTGCTTCTGGAGATGGCCCAATATAGGACGGCGTGTCTTAGactttattcaatttttgacTTCCCAAATAAGTACTCGTTACGCATTCTTACGGggtttgttcttttgaattcCGTGATTGAAAACCCTAGTGTCACAACGATCGCACAACTAGTAAGGCTATGTCAAAGAGCTAGATTGACCAAGGATCCTGTGCTTTTGGGGCTGAATGACCCAAAGAGTATACAGACGAAGAGAATTCTATTTTGGCAGATATTTCAGTTGGATACCATGACATCGTTACACAATAACTTGGCTCCTCTAATCAAACTTGATGAGTTCGACACTTCATTACCAGTGGAAGTAATAAACGGTACGTTGAATCCGTCCCTATGCTACATTAATGCAAACTACAGATTCGTGCTCTTGTTAAATGAGCTTTGTCAAAAGAAGGGCTCATTTGGTGGCATAAAGGAGAGAATTGTGGATTTGCACGTATGTTGCATGGGAAGTGCTCTTTCCTTAAACAATCATCTCACTACGTACAAATTATCGCTACATCAGGTGAAGTTTATCCATTGGGCAATGTACATGCTGAATACGTTAGCAGATAGATCGTTACTCTTGTTGCATTTGAACATAATTTCGACATCGATTCCAACTCTCCATGATAGGaaattattgaaacagGATATCAGCCTTTGTAAGGACCCAATCGTGGAAAGTGGATATGGTAAAGATTACAATGTAATACAAACGATATTGAACAACTCTGGGAATCTGGATCTGTCAGTGCAAGACCAAATGAAACAGCAAACGCCGTTAGTGTACAATTTCGAGAATTTAACCAATAATTTGGTTCCAGCATCTTTACACTTCTTAGACGAGTTTGTGAAATATCATTCCACTGACGAATATGCTTGTTTCAACTGGGAACTCTTGGTGGGGAATATGCCAATAAATGCGATCACTTTTGCGTTGAAAATGCTCGCATTAGACGTGAACCGTGCAGAAAAGATGGGAAACAGATTAGTTTTGAACACCGATCTTCGATTTATCCTTTTATCCAAGGCCATCCCTATAGTGGAATCAAGGTTCGACGAGAAGACAGCTATTTCAAGACATTGCTTCCACTTGGCAAAacttttgttcaaattaCTAATAGTCCGTTTCGGTAACTCGACTGCTGAGCCGATTGCTAATAAATACGATATTACTCTTTCCATCACGAAAGAGGTGCCTCAACCTACATTGAACCATGACCCCGAACAAGATAAATCTCCTTCTCCGGCGTACCCCATCCGGTCTGATGCAGATACCAGGTCCAATGTCACATACATCATGAACAGTTCAATCCCGTCGCCCACATCTCATGGATCTCCAAGAAACGCAGCGTTAGAAATGCTAGCCAAGGATGCTACCGGAGCGAACAACAACATCGCGCAACCCGAATTTTTCGATGacagcttctttttcagtgGTAATCTAATATACAACTCTGAGTTActcgaagaaaaaaacaacatCACCACGTCATGTGCCCAAATTGCTCCTCGTACCATGAAAGCAATTTCTTCTAACGAATTCAACATGAATCCAAACTCTCATTCGCTCATGCAATGGGACGATATCCCATATTTCATGACTACAAATCTAAACCCAGATACAAATACAAACACCTCGCCCCAAATGTCAGATACCCAGGACACCATGAGAATtaataacaacaacaacaacaacaacaacaacataCCCCAGGCATTGCCATCATTATCGTCATCCTCATCGTACATGGAGACTGAAATCAAGGCAATCTACAAACAAGTACAAGATTACATAGTCCTCCTCGATAGTACCGACCACGAGCTGGAATTCGTCGCCAGCGGCGACGAATACTACCGAGAGTTTGAGAACGCCTTGTTGGAAGTGTTATGCGGGATTCTTATCCAATAG
- the COM2 gene encoding Com2p (weakly similar to uniprot|P39959 Saccharomyces cerevisiae YER130C Hypothetical ORF) → MNPTMYQNDFVTISQETLRDGTMFNLQLKRTPPADNMDNSNIGANKYNQWQFDYEEQELSNDLTGKTLEDEIFSFQQGTSIRAMGDDIRRLSISEYHRDDPMYYEYEFFNKDVMNGSSSRVGNLGGMGSSRSGSVFSDEDNEFDIDMDQESIFVNVGSKSVNDATQTVPHTTNSMALLLSGLDEDVSMNLDLDDENDGTGNSGVKKLFKLNKMFRNNNNRDLISDDEPQQIFKKKYFWSRKPTVPILRNSEPVSTSHGAGLPHAHAEHAPATVSSHNAEFDDDEMTDVETGNPSMAAAIVNPIKLLATGETKNDSDLITLSSHSTKINSLEPDLILSSNSSIMSAVKKNTTGSRSISSASSSLLSPPPMVQVKKAESLSLAKVISSKDSISTIIKKQQGVPKTRGRKPSPILDASKPFGCEYCDRRFKRQEHLKRHIRSLHICEKPYGCHLCGKKFSRSDNLSQHLKTHTHEDK, encoded by the coding sequence ATGAATCCCACGATGTATCAGAATGATTTTGTGACGATTTCACAGGAGACTCTGCGGGATGGCACGATGTTTAATTTGCAATTGAAAAGGACACCACCGGCTGATAATATGGACAATAGCAATATTGGAGCTAATAAGTATAATCAGTGGCAGTTTGATTACGAAGAGCAAGAACTGAGTAATGATTTGACCGGAAAGACCTTGGAGGATGAGATCTTCAGTTTCCAGCAAGGAACTTCAATCAGGGCCATGGGCGACGATATCAGAAGGTTATCGATAAGCGAGTACCATCGTGACGATCCAATGTACTATGAGTATGagtttttcaacaaagatgTGATGAACGGTAGTAGTAGTAGGGTAGGTAATCTTGGGGGCATGGGTAGTTCTAGGTCCGGATCTGTGTTTTCTGATGAGGATAACGAGTTTGATATCGACATGGATCAAGAGTCAATTTTTGTCAACGTGGGGTCAAAATCTGTGAACGATGCAACGCAGACAGTACCACATACAACGAATTCAATGGCATTGTTGTTATCTGgattggatgaagatgtgTCCATGAACTTGGATTTGGACGATGAGAATGATGGTACTGGTAACAGTGGGGTGAAGAAActattcaaattgaataagATGTTCAggaacaacaacaatagAGACCTCATATCGGATGATGAACCTCAGCAgatcttcaagaagaagtactTCTGGTCCCGAAAACCAACGGTACCTATATTGAGGAATTCAGAACCAGTATCCACGTCTCATGGTGCTGGTCTTCCGCATGCGCATGCTGAACATGCTCCTGCCACAGTTTCTTCTCACAATGCggaatttgatgatgacgaaatGACCGATGTGGAGACTGGGAACCCATCGATGGCAGCAGCGATTGTCAACCCAATCAAGTTGTTGGCTACTGGGGAGACTAAAAATGACTCTGATTTGATAACTCTCAGTTCACACAGCACAAAGATAAATAGTCTGGAACCAGATCTGATCCTTTCGTCTAATTCGTCGATCATGTCTGcagtgaagaagaatacaaCGGGATCGAGAAGTATAAGCTCGGCATCCTCCTCTTTGCTGTCTCCTCCACCAATGGTACAGGTTAAGAAAGCGGAATCGTTATCATTGGCAAAAGTCATCTCGAGCAAGGATTCGATTTCAACGataataaagaaacaacaagGTGTGCCAAAGACAAGGGGACGGAAACCTTCGCCAATACTGGATGCTTCAAAACCATTCGGCTGTGAATACTGCGATCGTCGATTCAAAAGACAAGAGCATTTGAAAAGGCATATCAGGTCTTTGCATATCTGTGAGAAACCGTACGGTTGTCATCTTTGTGGGAAAAAATTCAGCAGAAGTGACAACTTAAGTCaacatttgaaaacacATACACACGAGGACAAGTGA
- the MND1 gene encoding Mnd1p (similar to uniprot|P53102 Saccharomyces cerevisiae YGL183C MND1 Protein required for recombination and meiotic nuclear division forms a complex with Hop2p which is involved in chromosome pairing and repair of meiotic double-strand breaks) produces the protein MAPGKNTVSLAEKKARILRFFQEEHTVYNMKELEKYIPKKCGISSMLVKVLVQKMIDEDGLISVEKCGNINVYWSFKNQMQNKLNSDASNIEKRIEHEKSEIARCQELYQKEIQGQRSDTLKNRRGWKRSAQLSKLKEVQKTIRELNSKYEELSKNNWTPQRIKQEKHNLFEKASFAVGLADNIDCITGHISSTYCVQMSDLKVELELPNEFNQFETILEKLGHL, from the coding sequence ATGGCCCCAGGTAAGAATACCGTTTCGCTTGCCGAGAAAAAAGCACGTATCCTAAGGtttttccaagaagaacataCCGTATACAACATGAAGGAATTAGAGAAATATATCCCCAAGAAATGTGGCATATCTTCCATGTTAGTGAAGGTATTAGTACAAAAGAtgattgatgaagatggatTGATCAGTGTGGAAAAGTGTGGGAACATTAACGTGTATTGGTCTTTCAAAAATCAGATGCAAAATAAGTTGAATAGCGACGCCAGTAACatagagaaaagaatagaGCATGAGAAAAGTGAAATTGCTCGGTGTCAGGAATTGTATCAGAAGGAAATTCAAGGCCAGAGGAGTGATACGTTGAAGAATAGACGCGGCTGGAAAAGAAGTGCACAGCTAAGTAAATTGAAAGAGGTTCAAAAGACAATTCGTGAATTGAACTCCAAATATGAAGAATTATCCAAAAATAACTGGACTCCACAGCGCATCAAACAGGAGAAACAtaatttgtttgaaaaggCAAGTTTTGCTGTAGGTCTTGCAGATAACATTGATTGCATCACTGGGCATATCTCATCTACGTATTGTGTTCAAATGtctgatttgaaagttgaGTTGGAGCTTCCTAATgaattcaatcaatttgaaacaatACTTGAAAAGTTGGGTCACCTTTAG
- the GTS1 gene encoding Gts1p (some similarities with uniprot|P40956 Saccharomyces cerevisiae YGL181W GTS1 Contains a zinc-finger in the N-terminus and a long Gln-rich region in the C-terminus regulates ultradian rhythm cell size cell cycle lifespan sporulation heat tolerance and multidrug transport) has product MRRSRGESVEHDLKFLLNAGENSNKCGECGTPFPTYCSVNLGVFLCGRCASVHRKVLGSREDGATSIVKSLSLDRWSKRDVQTVADLGGNKHNSSFWNPKKEPFPFDGDEDRTAVEMFIRDKYLKGKFRHTAVKVEDFNLEDDSSQLDYKSSRPSSASGSRRNRSASSASSRPRSREGDRPPLPKRPDNKVQEAVFDGTSEPSLPSTASAEPRPAVFDGVQQYYDPTTGQIYVDQNSYAAMQQAQVQALAQQVQPQFTQQVQPQFTQQVQPQFTQQLQPQFTQQVQPQFTAQPSIDKNTLLSLYQRPDLYSSAVEIKPDNPQYQQILNLQKQQQDQQQQQQQLLQQQQLQQQQQQQLLQQQQLQQMQYQQPQQYQQQFYPPFQ; this is encoded by the coding sequence ATGAGACGATCAAGAGGTGAATCTGTAGAACATGATTTAAAGTTTTTGCTTAACGCTGGTGagaattcaaataaatGTGGTGAATGTGGGACACCATTCCCTACCTACTGTTCAGTGAACTTGGGTGTATTCTTGTGCGGTCGGTGTGCTTCCGTACATAGGAAAGTGTTAGGCAGCAGAGAAGATGGTGCTACTAGTATCGTGAAATCTTTATCTCTTGATAGATGGTCTAAGCGTGACGTTCAAACTGTTGCCGATCTTGGAGGAAACAAACATAACAGCAGTTTTTGGAACCCTAAGAAAGAACCTTTCCCATTTGACGGTGACGAGGATCGTACTGCCGTTGAAATGTTTATCAGGGATAAATATTTAAAGGGTAAGTTCAGACATACCGCTGTCAAGGTGGAAGATTTCAATCTAGAGGATGATTCGTCACAATTGGACTACAAGTCATCCCGCCCATCATCTGCGTCCGGGTCCAGAAGAAACCGTTCTGCCTCATCTGCCAGCAGTAGACCAAGATCAAGAGAAGGAGACAGACCTCCGCTTCCAAAAAGGCCGGACAACAAAGTGCAAGAAGCCGTTTTCGATGGAACAAGTGAACCAAGCCTACCTAGTACAGCATCGGCAGAACCTCGCCCAGCAGTATTCGATGGGGTACAACAATACTATGATCCAACTACCGGCCAAATTTATGTAGATCAAAACTCCTATGCGGCAATGCAGCAGGCCCAGGTACAAGCATTGGCACAACAAGTTCAACCTCAGTTTACACAACAGGTTCAACCTCAGTTTACACAACAAGTGCAACCCCAATTCACACAGCAATTACAACCTCAGTTCACCCAACAGGTACAGCCTCAATTCACTGCTCAACCATCGATAGATAAGAACACACTATTATCACTGTATCAAAGACCAGATTTATATTCTAGTGCCGTAGAAATCAAACCGGATAATCCACAATACCAACAGATCCTGAATCTCCAAAAACAACAGCAGGaccaacaacagcagcaacagcaactgctacaacaacagcagctacaacagcagcaacagcaacagctCCTGCAGCAACAACAGTTACAACAAATGCAATACCAACAACCACAACAGTACCAACAACAATTCTACCCCCCATTCCAATAG